CGAGGGTTCCAGCCGGTCGAGCAGCGTGTGGATCGTCTCGGTGTACCCGATGAGCTTGAGGGTGACCAGCCGCCGGGCGCGGGCGATGTCGTACTCCCGCAGCGTGTTGGCGTCGCGCTCGATCGCCGCCAGCACGAGGCCGTCGAGGCGCCCGACGTTGGCGAGCTGGGCGGCGATGCCCTCCGGCTCGGAGACGTCGAGTGCGATGCCGGTCGCCGCCGAGCCGAGCGAGGATGCCACCTCCTCCGCCGTTTCTCGACTGCGGCTCGTCACGACGACGTTGTCGCCGCCGGCGACGAGGTCTTTCGCGAGTTCGAGCCCGATGCCGGATGATCCTCCGGCGACGAGTATGGTCCGTCCGCTCACATCTCCTCCTCGAGACGTTCTTCCAGGTACTGCCAGTCACGCACGAATCGGTACGCGTGTCGGGGGGGCATCTGCGGAGACTGCGTCTCCAGCCACTGCACTTCGGCGCCGGTCGCCTCGAACGAGTGGACGCAGCCGACGCCGGCCCACGCGATGTCGCCCGCCGTGAGGAGGAACTCTTCGCCGTCGAAGCTCGCGCGCACCTCGCCCTCGGTGATGAGATACGCCTCTTCGAGGGGGTGGTCGTGAGGGCCGGCCTTGCCGTCGGGCTCGTAGCGGACCATGAATTGCGTGCCGAGAGTCGCCCCCAGGTCGGAGTCGACCATCATCTTCAGCGTGATGCCGCTGTAGACCAGGAGCGCGGTGCGCATACTCGCCGAGACGGCCAGCAGTTCCTGCGACTGCCGCCCGGGGTTCATGTGCTCGGTCGTGATGTTGCCGAAGGAGCGCGTGCGCGGGTCGCGCGTGTCGACGCGGATCGGCTCGCGCTCGGGCAGCTCGGGCACGCGGTAGGTGTCGGAGCCGTAGCGCGCCCGGGCTGGAGGCGTGAACAGGTCGGCCCACGCGGCATCCGTCTCCCCCACGGCCCGCCACGCGTGCGGCACGCCGATGGGGAGCACGCCGTAGTCGCCCGCCACGAGGTGGACGGTGGCCTCGGGTGTCGTGAGGACGACCTCGCCCTCGATCACGTGGAAGCTCTCCTCGAAGGAGTGCACGTGGGTGTCGGTGCGTCCACCCG
This genomic window from Candidatus Microbacterium phytovorans contains:
- a CDS encoding SDR family NAD(P)-dependent oxidoreductase, whose amino-acid sequence is MSGRTILVAGGSSGIGLELAKDLVAGGDNVVVTSRSRETAEEVASSLGSAATGIALDVSEPEGIAAQLANVGRLDGLVLAAIERDANTLREYDIARARRLVTLKLIGYTETIHTLLDRLEPSVDTGIVLFGGRAKDAPYPGSTTVSTINGGVDGLMNTLAHELAPIRVNALHPGIIGDSPFWAAKPEGVLAGYESRTPGGALATMADIVDAVRFLLFNRGVSAHSLNVDRGWRIS
- a CDS encoding cupin domain-containing protein — its product is MARFVVRRAAEADYLDPGHLAPGAVGMTRWRGVGEDDGAAHTDFGITRLAPGGRTDTHVHSFEESFHVIEGEVVLTTPEATVHLVAGDYGVLPIGVPHAWRAVGETDAAWADLFTPPARARYGSDTYRVPELPEREPIRVDTRDPRTRSFGNITTEHMNPGRQSQELLAVSASMRTALLVYSGITLKMMVDSDLGATLGTQFMVRYEPDGKAGPHDHPLEEAYLITEGEVRASFDGEEFLLTAGDIAWAGVGCVHSFEATGAEVQWLETQSPQMPPRHAYRFVRDWQYLEERLEEEM